The following is a genomic window from Verrucosispora sp. WMMD573.
GTATCAACCCTTGCTTTTTCGGTTCGTGTCCGTACAGGTGGGGAGGCTGGCGACGAGTTGGTGGGCCTCCACTAACCGCTCCCTCCGTAACGGCGGTAATCGACGTTCTCGACACGGCTCCACAACGGTTGTCAATGTGTCACGGAAAGACGGACCACCTGCAGAGAAGAATCGGCAGACATTCGGGAAGGCTGCCGCCACCGGGTCGGCTGTCGGCGCAGCCGGTCGTCGCCGTACCGGCCAGCACGACCGACGCTGCGCGACGATGGCGAGTCGGTGCTCCGCTATCGAACCGCGCCGGAGGCCGACAGCGAGCCGACAGCGGGTCGACAGCGACCAGTTAGTTCGTCGCGGAACCATCCGCCCAGGACATTCCGACGCCACGCCCCGCCCCGGCGTGACGAAGAAGGAGGCGTGATGGGCGAACCGATGTGGGTCAACGTCATGGCGACCGACCCCGTGCTGGAGGCGGGCGTGACGAGCGCGATGCTCGGCAGCCCGGACATCGCTGTGGTGACGACGCGGGAGAAGGCGGCGGTCACCGTCCTGGTGGTCGACCAGCTGGGACAGGACGCGCTGGATTCGGTGCGGGCCATCCGCACCGGGGCGGACCGGCCCGAGGTGGTGCTCGTCGTGCCCGAGGTGGAGCCGGCTGACGCGCTGCGGGCCATCGCGGCGGGTGCGCGCGGCCTGCTTCGGCGCCGGGAGGCGACCGCGGAGCGGCTCACCCGCACCGTGCTGGCCGCCGGTGAGGGGGACTGCACGGTCTCACCGGACATGCTCGACCGGTTGCTCGCCGCGCCGGCGGTTCCGGCCGGCGCCCTGGCATCGAACATCAGCGACCGCGAGCGAGCGGTGCTGCGGCTGATCGCCGAGGGCCGGGAGACCGGTGAGATCGCCAAGGAGCTGTGCTACTCGACACGCACGGTGACCAGCGTCGTACACGACATCACGCGACGATTCCGGCTGCGCAACCGGGCCCACGCGGTGGCCTTCGCCCTGCGGGCCGGCATGTTGTGAACGGCGAACAGGAGGAGACCATGAACGCATTGACCGCACACGTGGTGGCCCCGAGCGCGACCGTCCGGGCCGAGGTGCTGACCGCGCTGCGGCGGGCCGGCGTCACCGCCGTGCCCGACCCGTACGAATCACCGGACGCCGTCATCGT
Proteins encoded in this region:
- a CDS encoding LuxR C-terminal-related transcriptional regulator, whose translation is MGEPMWVNVMATDPVLEAGVTSAMLGSPDIAVVTTREKAAVTVLVVDQLGQDALDSVRAIRTGADRPEVVLVVPEVEPADALRAIAAGARGLLRRREATAERLTRTVLAAGEGDCTVSPDMLDRLLAAPAVPAGALASNISDRERAVLRLIAEGRETGEIAKELCYSTRTVTSVVHDITRRFRLRNRAHAVAFALRAGML